One window of the Salvia splendens isolate huo1 chromosome 1, SspV2, whole genome shotgun sequence genome contains the following:
- the LOC121805295 gene encoding aspartic proteinase CDR1-like translates to MKTATSFTTLFIAINMMSMITTQGLTIDLIRREFLQSPSLISWSHPFMTILRPSFNHHANTRISQTPLVDIFSDKGEYLMKLSIGTPPVETLAVVDTGSDLVWIQCKPCTECFLQKAPLFQPKLSSTHKPAACTSAPCNALHGRTSCLQDTCRYTIGYGDKSFSIGYLATETLRLGSVAIPNVVIGCGHNNRGTFGPHVTGIVGLGGGELSLITQMGSLTRGRFSYCLGSYIGGALSSSKMSFGDDADVSGDHVETTVLVARFPKTFYFLTLEGISVGNNRVEFDSHSFSNSSKGIEDGNIIIDSGTTLTFLPQELYNKVTAQVRRHMNMKEVDDPKGLLDLCYYSTSVTKVPEIVFHFIGADVKLKPLNTFIKTRKNNLCLAFAPTNDEPIFGNLAQMDFLIGYDLQNKIVSFKPTDCN, encoded by the coding sequence ATGAAAACTGCCACTTCTTTCACAACATTATTCATTGCTATCAACATGATGTCTATGATCACAACACAAGGCCTTACCATAGACCTAATTCGCAGGGAATTCTTACAATCTCCTTCCCTTATTTCTTGGTCGCACCCATTTATGACCATTTTGCGACCTTCTTTCAACCACCATGCCAACACACGCATATCTCAAACGCCGCTAGTTGATATTTTTTCCGACAAAGGAGAATATTTGATGAAGTTGTCCATTGGCACACCACCAGTCGAAACTTTAGCCGTTGTCGACACCGGCAGCGACCTTGTTTGGATCCAATGCAAGCCTTGTACAGAATGCTTTCTCCAAAAAGCCCCACTTTTTCAACCTAAGCTTTCTTCAACCCACAAACCTGCTGCTTGTACTTCTGCTCCATGCAATGCCCTTCATGGGAGGACTTCTTGTCTCCAGGACACTTGTCGTTACACCATTGGATATGGCGACAAGTCGTTTAGTATTGGTTACCTTGCCACGGAAACTCTAAGATTAGGTTCCGTGGCAATTCCCAATGTTGTTATTGGATGTGGACATAACAACCGTGGCACATTTGGTCCTCATGTGACCGGGATTGTGGGCTTAGGTGGCGGTGAATTGTCACTGATCACCCAAATGGGATCTTTGACCCGAGGCAGATTCTCGTACTGCCTCGGATCATACATAGGCGGAGCCTTGTCTTCTAGTAAAATGAGTTTTGGCGATGATGCTGACGTGTCAGGTGATCACGTGGAGACAACTGTCTTAGTGGCCAGGTTCCCTAAGACTTTCTACTTCTTGACATTAGAAGGGATTAGTGTTGGGAATAATAGAGTTGAATTTGACAGCCATTCATTTTCAAATAGTTCTAAGGGAATTGAGGATGGCAATATCATCATTGACTCAGGTACAACATTGACTTTTCTTCCACAGGAATTATACAATAAAGTTACAGCACAAGTGAGGAGGCATATGAACATGAAAGAAGTGGATGATCCAAAGGGGCTGTTGGATTTATGTTATTATTCAACAAGTGTGACAAAAGTTCCAGAAATCGTATTTCATTTCATAGGGGCTGATGTGAAATTGAAGCCTCTAAACACTTTTATCAAGACTAGGAAAAATAATTTGTGCCTAGCTTTTGCACCCACAAATGATGAGCCAATATTTGGTAATTTGGCACAAATGGATTTCTTGATAGGATATGACTTACAAAATAAGATAGTATCCTTTAAACCTACAGATTGCAACTAG